AAAATTCCAAACAAAGTCAAGCTCTTTCTTTGAAGAGCTTGCCATGCTTCTTACCTTGCAATGCGTGTTTGTTAAAACGGAAAATCAGTCCTAGGAGATGTGGTAATGCTTATGAGACGGTGCTGCATTGTCTTGGGGAATGTCCTGGAACCAAGAAGGGTGTGGAAACAGACATGGTTGGAACTAGTTTGTAGTTTGCACAACTTTATTGGAAGGAGCCGATCTTTATTGGTTTGTTCCTACATGGGGCTGCAAGTAGTAGGGATTAGGGAAAATCCGAAAGGAATAAGGGAATACATGGAAGCAAAGTGACGATCCAAATACAGATATATTGTCAAACAAGTCCATGAGTGGTATGCGTATGTCCATTAATTATACACATTGTCTAAGAGGCAAGCAAAGAAAGATGATAGTGGGAAATCAAGAGGAGCAGATTGTATGGAGGCCACCCCCAAATGTGTAAGTGGGTGAAACTAAACTTCAATAGAGCTTGTGATATGAGCCATGGAAAGGTAGGTTTGGGAATTGGGAGCAATAGTGAGAAATGAATTTATGGTGACCTTGTGAGTGAAATGGCAGTCCCAGTCACAGACGTGGACAACTTTTTTAGTGACGTGAAGTTCGTGTGGCCGTTAGGTTTCACACGTGGACGTGGGTAACCCGTTTTGATACCGTGATGAAGTAGTCTGGGGTTCACATCCAAAATCAATTGGCAATGGATGGAGAGACCTAAACCCTTATAAACTCTAATGCAAGGTCTCATATTCCTGATGTGAGATTGATATCTTAACAATATGGCGCTATTGCATGAGATTAGATTTGCACAGAACTGGGCATTACCAAACTTTTTATAGAGGGGGATGCACTGAATGCGAATGTGATTGACAGATTGGAACCTGAAGCTGACCTTAGTGAGGTGAGTGCTATTATGTGGAAGAGATTAGACAGTTGATGAATGGCTTTGAGCTAGCTGCTATTTTGGAAACATGTTCGGAAGAAATGCATGCAACCAATCAGCAGATGGTTTGGCTAGACTTGGTCTCACAACTGTAAGTTCTTTGTACTGCAAGGAGGTCGGTCCTCCTTGGATTCATGATTTACTTGTTAAAATCCCTGTGTTTCAACTGTATTAACGAGATAAATCAAGAAAAAAATCTCAGCTCAAATCTCAAATGAGTCGAATCATACAAATAGGCTAAACTATTACTACCCTTTGACATATATGATCATCAAATAAATTTATGGAGCAACTGCTCTAAAGTGAAGATCCTTTGATATATACATTCATGTGTGAATCCTCAAAAGCTAAAAACCATACAGAGTTGATGCTCGTTTGGTTTCTCCAAAGGGTTAAACTCGAGTCTTTGCTAGACGTGAAGTGAAAAAGATCAAATCTCTATGTTCTTGAGAATGCAATGCGCCATGGAATGCCACTATTCCAAGCCAAACCCCACGGTGGCATGGCGCTGCCTCTGAACTGGAAGACATACTCCTCAGCCCCTTCCTCAACTTCTTTACTTGATGCTCTCGCACGCATATCATCAAACACTTTGCTAACAGCATTATATCTGGTCTACTGTACTAGAAACTTTTAAATTTCAAAAATAAGATTAATAGAGGCTATAGCCTGAGTTGGGTTAGGAACTTAGGATTAACAACAGGTTTTTTCAAATCCAAATCAATGGACATCTGCTCCTTCTTCATTTGCTTGTGTTTGCTTCATCCCAATTTCCTTTGCATCATCATTGCTTTTCCCCCACAGTAGAACATACATTCCCACTATGACTAGGACAGATCCCACCACACTGGTCAACCATGTCAAACTTTTAGCAAGAGAATAACATCATAGTCAGATATGTTTTGCAGATTGCAAATATACTATGGTGTTTTTCATACTGCATCCTTTTATTTAAAGTTTGAGTATCATCAAAGTATATTTGACAGGATTAATTTCTGCTGAGTAATCGCCTATTTATCTTAGAATCAAAATAAGCCTGCCTTAAAATTAAATTGTTGTCAATGAAAACAGTCTCAATCAAGTCTTAACTCAAATCTCACAACAAGGATAAATGTAACCTTTCTTTACTAATTTGCAGATGAGATTATACAGCATGGTGCACTGTGAAAAGTACCCGGATTATGATTTATGAAATGAACCTGCAGTCTGCAGATAATAATGAATATGTACTATAGGCTGAGGAAAATAGTTAATTTATCAGAGATGTAGTGTTTTTGCAAGGTTACCATGCAATTTGAATAACAAATAGCATAGCAGAGAGATGCATGTGTCCATATCAGAGGTGAAAACATGATCAATATCTAATATGCACCAAAGAGAATATAATTGAGCCAACCTTCCAAGATAGATTAGTTCATGCAAGGCTGAGAAGTCAATCATAGCCACAAATATCTGGATTAAGGGAGTAAATGCTGATGTAAACAATGGACCCTTTTGCTTCACACACCATGACATGCCAACATAGCACAACCCTGATCCAACTGCTCCCTGTGTAAACCAAAATAGGAAATTCTGAGGTTTTAGAATAGGCAGAACATGAATATGTCAATGAAGACCAAAAGAGAACTAAATACTCACAGAATATGTGACACTCAATATCTCCAACTTTCCCTTCAAAACCCACATTGACATGTTGATGCTTCTCTCTGTGAGCAAGGTTAAGATGACTGACTGAATGGCACCAAAGAAGGACAAGATGGCTGTGCTAGAGTACTGAAATGGGTAGCTCTTCCCAATCTTGGCTTGTATGAGAAACCATGAAGCCCACATAAAGCAACCTGCTGCCGCAAACACTGAACCAAGTACCCACCTCTCTCTTCTCTTTGCTGTACTCATCATATAGTCATGGTTTTCAATTTGAGCTGTGGCATGTGAGTGTTGGTTGGTCAGTGGCATTCCTTTGTATAATGTCAATGACAAAGCTCCACCAATGCATATTAAAGAACCCAAGATCTTGGCTATGCCTCCCTTGCTCCTAATGCTCACTTTCTCTAGACTGAAATAGTTCAATAGAATGTTTTTTTTTTTTTGAGAAGAAAATAGAAGTTAGTTTTCACTACTACTTTGAGGAAGAAACCGAGAATTCTAAAACGAAGCGCAAATACAAAAACAACAATATCTAATCGATTTTTATGTAATCCTTTAAATTTTACCCGAATGGTAGTGCCAATAGGAAAGTGTAAACAGGCACCATGTTGCTGAAGGCAGAAGCATATGTAGCTGAGGTGTATTGGAGTCCAAGAAGAAAAAAGTATTGTGTGAATGTTATCCTGAAAAGTTATATCAAGCATTTGCCATAGATTTAGATAAATTATCAAATACTTACGTACACCCTAAAAGATGAAAATATCAAAAAGAAATTTAACGAACCCAATTAGAGCACTGAAGAAAAGGTGGCATATGATGCGAGCTGTAAGTTCAGGTCTATTTTTTCTGCAAGAAACTCATTTGTATCATATTACTGGAAAGACAACTCAAGAGGATCCATGAAGTTCATGTGTATGAGTAGCATTATAATGAAATTGACATCCAACGCCAGATGATGGCATTCTATATTAATCTTGCTTATCAATGAACTAATAATATATGAATTAAGCAAATTAGGCAAACATCCTCTGCCTGCACGTAGGGAGACATATATATAATCAAGGGGTTGAAGATTCACTTTTGTTTCTCTTACAAACAAGACTTTTATACCTTGTTAATAGCTAGCTATGGTGTCCCAAGAGTGTAATGAAGCATAACCTGGCCTTCACTAAGAATGCAATAAGATGGGTGAAGTATAGTACTTACCTTTCCCAAAAGAAGGCAATGGGTGTCAAGAGGCCACAAGCAATTGACTGCCTATAAGTAACTAGAACCAGATTGTGCACTCCTTTATCCAGAGTTAACTTAAGAAGCACATTGACCATAGCCAAAGCAAGGTTGATGCCAATCATGGCAACCACCGTCTTCCACTGTCCACAGCAATTCACCATTTCTAATATGAATCCCCCTCAGTTCTCTGATGACTATGGTTCAAATAATGAGGCAAGTGTACTCATTGTAGTTATATATATAGAAGAGAACCACTGAATAAAACATTGATGGATGCTTTGCATCATTTGAACACTTTATGCCAACAATCAACATGCAAGTTTTTTTTTTAATTAATTTTCTGTCTGTTCTGGAACTTTGCCATAAAGTTGATAATAGAATCGTTTACCAAGCTCATCACCATCTATGAGCTCAGAGAAGTCTTCAGAATTCTCTGAGTTTCCATTTGCAGACATATAGATAATAGTATTTCTAACATCCCACTCTAGTTCTTTCTTTTATTTCATGACAAAGTCATGGCATGATTGGCATCTCAGAAAATGGTGGAGACAGACATGATGGATCCCATTTCTTCAGTGTGGTATCTAATACTTCCTTTAAGAGAGTGCATTAGTGCAATTGGGTGAAAATGTTAATGTCCATATTGCTATTCACCATTTGCGTGCACTGTTTGGGGGAGCAGATGAACAATGTGTCAAATCTCTTAGAATAAGATATAAGCCATATATTGTAAAGCATTATGGGGCAACTGCTAATTGTCTTTTTTTAATTTGAAAAACGAAATGCTCCTGATGCTTGTATGAACAATCATACAAACACATGCTGAAAAACACTCTAATATAAATTCAATATACATACTCTCACCAAAGTTACCAATTAAGCAAAAATATGTTTAGATTCCAGGAGTAACTTGATATATATACTCTGTGTGTCAGCA
Above is a window of Fragaria vesca subsp. vesca linkage group LG7, FraVesHawaii_1.0, whole genome shotgun sequence DNA encoding:
- the LOC101307841 gene encoding auxin-induced protein 5NG4-like; this translates as MVNCCGQWKTVVAMIGINLALAMVNVLLKLTLDKGVHNLVLVTYRQSIACGLLTPIAFFWERKNRPELTARIICHLFFSALIGITFTQYFFLLGLQYTSATYASAFSNMVPVYTFLLALPFGLEKVSIRSKGGIAKILGSLICIGGALSLTLYKGMPLTNQHSHATAQIENHDYMMSTAKRRERWVLGSVFAAAGCFMWASWFLIQAKIGKSYPFQYSSTAILSFFGAIQSVILTLLTERSINMSMWVLKGKLEILSVTYSGAVGSGLCYVGMSWCVKQKGPLFTSAFTPLIQIFVAMIDFSALHELIYLGSVVGSVLVIVGMYVLLWGKSNDDAKEIGMKQTQANEEGADVH